The genomic window gcctagccccgttTTGGTGATGCATCTAGCGTCATCGAAGGGCACATGgtggtgtgtctccggcagatctcaTGAGATTCAGTCGGTGGTAGTGTTTAGTGGATTTGCATGGATCCAATCTATGTTCATCTTCATTCGTGTGTCTTCACGTTGTATCCTTTCGATCTATACTTTCTTCCATAGGTGGCGGTTACTGTTCTGGTGTGTtggtcatgtggggccttagcaccaTGACTTTCCGACTGTAATACAACAATTTTGGCCTGACTctggtgagggaggggcgatgacggcggcgcgccttcggctcattCCATTGCTGACATGACATGATTACTAGATCAAAAGTTTCCTCACAAAAAAGGTACTCGAAAAAAATCCAATTATATCTAAGATGACACTGAGAGCTAATTAATTGAAAGTTTGTTTTGTGCCACAATACCATCATGCCTTCTCGGATCAGATAACACATTCACTGTCCAGCACCTCGTTAATTGAAATCTCACAAATGAATTTTGCAATCATGAACAAAAGGCACTTCTTTATATATATCATTCAGTCTCAGCCCATGCTACAATGGGAGTACATTAATTGGTAAGATGGCACGGGATTGCAAAACAAGCTGCAACGTGCATCATCAATCCTATGAAGAAAGAAGGAAACGTCAAGCGACGTGATCGAAGAGGCAGATTGGGTAGCGACACTTGTGTCGATCTTGCAGTCGAGCCTCAGTTACATTTCGGGCTAGAGGAGAAAACGTCGACCGGGAATGACTTGGATATGATCCCGGCGTGCAGCCTAAGCTCATTGCCATCCCGGCCGACATCCTGTATGCTGATCCACGCAAAAAATACCTTCACCTTAATGCCTTCAAGGCCGCTGATCGTGTCATTTTTTATGTTCCCGGCAACCCGAGTGCTATAGTGGATGTCGTACTGGCCGTCAATACGAAGTTTGCATTCATCGGAGAAGTGTACCTCAAAGGAGCCGTCCGGTCGGAGCTCGTAGTCATGCACTCCCTGCGGGAGGATGCCCTGTGGGAAGCCATATCGCCCTAGCATTTCGTATGCTGTCGGCTTGGCTGCGGGGGCTGGGTCCTTGTCCAGGGTGGCGGCGGTGGCAATGAGAAGGATGGCTACTATTGCCACAAGGAGGAGGGTAGTGTGCTTCGCCATTGTTGGTGCTCTAGCTCAGGCTGACAACTAAAGCTTTGCAGATATATTTGTGTGAGAGCATCGAAAGATGCAAGCTATATATAGAGATAAATCTATAAATATTTGGTGTGCAATAAATGTGTATTCAGTACTCACTAAAGTTAATGGGAAATATACtcctactaaaaatattttcatatAAATTAGATAAATACTACAAGATATATATGCTCATTAATTTTTCAAAtcgtagaaacaaaataaacattTAATTCCCTCCAAAAAAATCTTTACATTCATTGAGGTGGAATTAAATatgtactcccaccgttcctaaatataattctttttggagatttcaatatagactacgtatagatgtatatagacacattttagaatgtagattcactcattttgcttcgtatgtagttcatatagAAATCTCTAAAAGGTTTATACTTAGGAATGGTGGGACGATATTATTTTAGCAGAAATTAATTTTCTAGTTAATAACATTCACCAAATTCTTATGTAAGGCCCTGAGGGCCATTATTATTTATCTTGGCCCGCCATACCTTTTGAATCATGCAAGGCGACCAATCTTCTATAACTAAATAGGGGCACCCCGCTAGATGATTTCTATGTCTTCTCATGAAGCCACGTCACCCGAATTGTTCTAGCCGTTGATGCAACATAGATCGGTAGTCTAAAGCCGTCCGATCAAGTGTTGGTCAagtcttctatatctaaatagagGCACCTCACTAGGTGTTTTTCCTGCCTTCTCATGAAGCCACGTCACCCGAGTTGTTCCAGTCGTTGATGCAGCATAGATCGGTACCCACCGCCGAGTTAACACACCGTTTCGTTCTTACTGCTCGGTGCTGGCCCCCGACACCATCTTTTGGCCTAGGCACTAGATTTGGCCACTAAGAAGCCCATTTGAAGCCCATAGGCAACTATCATTCAAGATGCTACTACTCACACCCATCCATCAAGCTTTGCTAAAAAAACTACCGCCAAGCCGACGATGCAACATCACCTTCCGGCGACTATGCCATCACCTACCCTTCCACGGCCAGCCCCTGCGGCCCCTCATGCTCTCCCAGCAGCCACCACCACCCTTGCTTGGGTCCAGCCAGCCGGCCTCACCGCTGGTGGTCCCCTGGTGAGTAACCTCACCAAATATGCGGGAAAAAGTCGCCGCCACGTCCACGCTATACCAGCGCTGTCGCCACAGTCTATGCTCCTCATGGCCAGTCACCCCAGGTGACTTAAGCTGTCGCACCCAATGCCCCCCTACCAGACCCTTCCGCTGCTCCACATAATTCATTCGTCTTCCCCGCTTTTATGTTGCAATATCTTCCACCTTCATGCCACAAATGCACATGTAATGGCCTCACGACACTTAATTTCTAGCCGTCATTATATCTGCTTCATTGCCCTGCAAATGAGGGCAAAGATGTGTTTATAACCCCCCTGTACTGCCATACTCATTGACCACGAACACCTGCTCACATCCACATCTGAGAACCGACTTCTGCCCTAGTAGATGCACACTCCCTCTTTTCAGCCCTCCCTGAGTATTTCTATCCTCACAAGATTATGCTTTCCAATTTCCCAGGCTTGGCTAGGGATGAAGCATGTTGAGTGTGTAGGTCTTTTGCTGGTCACATTGGCTACATTTCTTCCACATATCGCTTGCCCCTTGCATTTCTTTCAGATTCTTATTTCGTAAAATTGCTATTCAATATGATACATGCTTACACAAATTGGTTAGCAATGGGAGCTGCACATGTTTTCATTTCGGATGGACATAGTACAAAAGCCAATATCATCATTTTACTAATTTATTTGTTCATTTACATTGTAGTTATTTTCCTCCTGGTGCACGCTTCCTGTTTTCAGTCACCCGAGATTTCTACTATCCCCCAACTTATTTGTAAATATTTTGCAGATTGCTCTCCAGATCGACATGTGCTTCAACTTCTGTTTAGTAGGTATCTTGCTCCTCGGATTGGCTTCATTTCATTTTTGCAGCGGTCTCCTGCTTCTTGCATTGCTATGCGAACATATGCACCATCCATTTGTTTCCATGCATATTAGATACCATATGAATTTCATACCCTGGATTGTTTTCTACGATATATTTATTAAGACATATAGGCTACAATCTGCTTTCATTTAAGGCAATTTTTTGTGCATGCTTTGCAAATATCGATATCGCCGCAAATTCTTCTATGAAATATGGTAGCCATTAAGACATATAAGCCGTCAGTCACAACCAGTTGTCACACCTGAAATAAACCAATCTGCTTCTTCCGATAATCGCCGCCGATGTACACAACTTAGGGATAGAGGTTAGTTAGGATAATTTTGTCCCTTATATATGTCTTGATACATGTATTGCGTCCAACTTATTCCATCAACCTATAGCACATATTATCCTGCCATTTTTTTCTGAATATATATTACAAACATTAGTGTACATAATTTTTGAACATATTAatcttgcatttgaaaaatgtgaaaCATCTATAGAAAAATATTTTGCATATATACGAAAAATGGACATGTGAATAAAAAGGTAGAAACTTTTAATCATGTGTATGAAAAATGTTTATATGTTGTAATTCATGTTCTTGtaattaaaagaaattatgttacatTCAAAATTGTTCCAAAATTTCAGAAAAATTATTCGAAACATTTTTACAAAAAAAATGTCTGTACAGTGTAAAAAAATTGCACAGTACAGAAAATGTTTTTCTGATTAAAAAATTGTTCCAGTGTGTATTTTAAAAAGtttaacatgtatttgaaaaaacatTCAAAGCATTTAATTGTaataatgtatttgaaaaatgtgaaaCATTATAAGAGAATGTTTATATGTGTATGAAAATGAATAGCCgacaaatgttaatcatgcatttgaaagaAATAAATATTTGTAAAAAAGAAGTTCCTAATGTATCTGacaaagaaacaaatgaaaaagCAAAAAATCCCCGAAAACCGAAGAAAAAcaggaaagaaacaaaagaaaacaaagtataacaaataaagaaaaagcaaaaaaaaagaatgAGAAAACAAAGAAACCTAAagtaaaaggaaaaaaggaaaaccaaagaaAGCTAGTTAAAAACAAAGAAAATGAAGGAAAAAAGCAAAattaaacaaaaagaaaaaaaacccgaAGTAAAGCGGACCTACAACTACATCTACAAGCCGAGCGAACCTACGGCCGCAGAAGTGGGCCGTCCTGCTACTGTTGCAAATTAAGAATCGGTACAGGCCACAAGTAGCCTTGACACAAAATTTGACGGCGTGTTCCTGTCCGGCAACCATAGCCTCTCGTTAGAGTGAAGTGCATCCTAGGTCCTTGAACTATTTCAGAGGTGTCACATATGTCATCGAACTATGAAAAGTGTGATCCAGGTCTTCGAAGATTCTTTGAAGTGCAATAATTAAGTGTGTGCTTATGTGACACCTCTTAAATAGTTTGGGGACCTATATATGTGACATTTCTGAAATAGTTTGAGGATCTAAATGACACACATATTGCACATTGATGACCGATATGAAGATTTTGATAATTCAAAGGCCTGCATTTTTGTGAGACATATACGAGAACCTACGTGACAGCTCTGAAATTGGAAGTTTCACTCCTCTCGCTATGTATCACGGCCAGGCCCGGGCCGGGTGGCCACATACGGCAAATTAAGACGCCGCGTTCCTGTCTCGTCGCGATTCCTGCCGGTTACCCATCACACGTACATGGGTGGACGGGCGGGGCACGCAACGTAAGTCAGAAGAAGCATGGGTGCACCACTTGACGTATGCTCGCAAACCCTTTGACCCGCCGGATTGTAACGGCTCGCCGGCGTAGTGGACTCATCGTCGTCGACGCCGGCGCACGTTACTGGCGAGGTCGGCGCGTGAGCAGATGGATGATGCGTAAGCCGGCATGGCTGGAGGCATATGGATCACAAATTCATAACTGCTTCTTCCATCTCTTTATTATCATACGATGATGTATGTATCATCGCCCGGAAGTTAGCGCGTGCATGGTTGCACTCTTACATGTACGTGTCGTTACACTTGCATGCCGCATTTTGCAGCTTATTTAGGATGAAGATGTAGGTATAGGAGTATAAGCAGATAGCTACTTGAACTGGATGTTGTAGGCCGGCGACTTGTCCGGGTTGAAGAGCCCGAAGCTCCTCTCCGTCGGATCCCCGGTCTTCTGGTTCTCGTTGAACATGGCGAAGATGTACGTCTCCAGCGCCTCCCGCTTCTTGGGCGTGCCCCCGCCGACGTGGTTGATCAGCCCCTGGTTGTACGTCCGTGAGCTGTCCGCCGACGCCGCGAACCCGCCCGCCGACGGCCACCCGCTCTCGGAAATCACCACCTTCACGCCCGGCGCGCCGGCCTTCTCCAGCGCCGCGTACACGGCGTGCACCATCGCGTCGAACAGGCTCGTGTAGGTCAGCCCGTTGTTCTGGTCACGCACGCTGGTGCCCGGCTGGAACGTCGCGTAGTTCAGGCTGATGTCCCGCGGGTTGTCGCGGTACGCGAAGTAGGGGTACACGTTGGCCAGCAGCGGCGCGCCGGTGCTCTCCAGGAGCCGGGCCACGTCCGTCATGTACGACTGCGCGAACACGCCGGCGGAGGGCGGGAAGGAGTTGGCCACCGCATCGAACCGGATCGAGGTCGACACCTTGATGGCGCCGAGACCGGCGGCGGAGAGGGCCGCGTAGAGGTTCCGCATGGCCGGGACGATGCTCTGCGTGTCGCCGCCCTGCACCTCGTTGCCGGCGGCGATGTACTTGATGTTCACGGCCGGGTAGTAGGGGCGCACGTTGTTCTGGACCCAGGACGCCGCGTTGGAGGTGCTGGCGGCAATGTTGGAGAGCTGGTCGTTACCGATGTCGAGGATGAGGCCGATGCCGGAGTTGCGGAGCGCGGAGAGGGCCTGCCCGTCGGCGAAGTAGATGCGCATGCCGTTGATGCCCTTGGACCTGTAGAGCTGCACCACGTCGCTCCGGGAGGGAAGGTTGTTGCCGATCACGCCGTAGCACACGCCGATGGATTGCACACCTGCATGCATGCGGGTAAGAGTGGCATTCGGCCGTTTAGCTGTCGTGAGCGTTGATGTGAATGGCTATACATGTGAAAGGTGGGGTAGGCATGTTAACTTATCTCCGTTCACCACTATAAGATGTTTGCATATTTTAATATAGGCTACATATTAAGGATTAAAATAAATGAACAAACACATTAAAGCGTATCTATATACATTTAATTTATAAGAAATTAGAACATTTTATAATAGTGAACGAGGGAGTATTTTACAAGAATTTCTCTGCACTGCATTCTTTTTTTGAACCAAAACGTTTGCGTCCCTCATATTTCTTAAAAACCTTAGGACGAGATGAACTCTTCAAAAAAACAAGATGAATTCTTTAGTGtttccgtggatttgctttgtctCGTAAACACACTGACAGTAGGTGCATCCGTGCATGCATGCAAAGGAGATACTCCCTCCGAGTTACTAAATATAAGCCTTTCTAAAAATTCCCATGTGAACTAGTTacagagcaaaataaatgaaatcACACTCTAAAATatctctatatacatccgtatgtattttgtagtggaatctttaaaaaaaattatatttaggaacgaaggaagtagAAAATAAGAACATGAGAGAATGTACGTACTCGTAGGAACAGCAGCCAACGCTCCAATGAAGAGAGCAACAGCAAACATGGAAGCAACATCCTTCCTAGCCATTGTTGTAGCTCTCTGTATCTGCTGCTCTTCAGTGTGCCTATGCAGCTGCACCACGACCCCCTTTTATAGAGGTTCTCAGCCCGCTTGCGTACGTGGTCGAGTTGCGCCCTGCCTACTTTAACCAGCGTAACTACTTTGACTCCGGCGTAGTACGTATCGTGACATGCCACCGGACGTCACTCTCCGGTAGAgatgaaaacggagcggaaacggacggaactgggtgctatcatatttgttttcatatttttttccggaaacggaaacgaatacagaaacctcggaaacaAATACGGAAACAGATACTACCGAAAACAGAAACGGAGCGAATACGACACGGAAACGGAGACGGAAGCGGATGTTCACCGGAACAAAGAACCCTTGAACCGTAGAAAAAAACACaatgaaatgaacaaagttgccaaaGATAAGATGATTATAAAATATTATGATATATTGTGGATATATTATTAGATATTCATTTGTTCATAAATATTCAACTTTTGCAACAAAAAAACTTGGAGGCCATCCAACAACCAAACATCGCAGCTCAAATCACAATAGTGCTCACCTTGAATAATAGTACTAGTACTGTAGTACACACTTCAACTCAACAAGAAAAGTATCCATGATGCAAATATTTGAAATTTTAAATATAGTAACTATCAGTTCCATTCCAGCACTACAGCATTCAATCCTCCATTTCCTCATCCATGAAGTCCTATCAAAAGCATCTCTAAAGTAAAGTGCCTTCTGCAGCATATCATACGTGGAATTCTACCGGGTAAGAACATCCAAGATCAGTTCAGATTTCGGATTCAAGACACATTCTGAAGCACACTTCTCAAACTCTTCCTTCTGCTGTGGAGAATTCCTCACAATTGATATTGTATTTCTAATATTTGCAATAGATGTTGCAATTGTCTTCAAACCATCTTGAACGAGTAGGTTTAGGATGTGATTGAAACATCTTACATGAAAAAAATATGCCATCAAAGATTAGACTATTCTTACTGAATTTGGTTACTAGCCCCTCAACACACTTATCATTGGCTGAAGCATTGTCCAAACTGACTGAAAGCAATTTCCTGTCAAGATTCCAATCCACTATGCAATCATAAAAGTGTAAGCCAAGATTTTTTCCTGAATGGTTTCCCTGTACATGATTAAACTTGATAATCCTCTTTTGCATGCACCAATTTTCATCTATCCAATGAACAGTGATGCACATGTATCCTTTGGTTTGTCCAGATGTCCACATGTCCATGGTGGCACTAAATCGGCACTGCACTATTTTTAAGTACTCATACAATTTCTTCTTTTCCTCTTTAAATATGTTGACTATGTCTTTCTTCACAGCAGGGCGACTTTTAATTGGAAAAGTTGGACGCAAAGAATGGATAAAGTCCACCAAGTACTCGTGGTCCACAATATTGAAGGGGTACTCATGCATTATAATTGAGAGATAAAACTTCTTCAAACTGGTAGACTCGTCATACCTAAAGGTCATAGGTGCTACCATGGACTCATTGCCTTCAACTTTATTCAGTACAAGTTTTTGTTGTTCAGTAATGATCTGATGCTTGTTCTGCAAATGAGACTTGAAAACTGTTGTGCCTCGATTGCCTCAAGCATTAGTACGAGGGCCCTTGTAAGTGCACCCTTTGCTATTGCATCTAGCCCATTTCTCTACAACCTTGTTATCATCCTTATCCGTCGTCGTTATTTCATACTTGGTGAAATGGTCCCAAACATCAGAGGTGAGCTTCTTACATCTCTTCACATCAGGGGCTGCATCTTCAGTTCCATTGGTTGTATCTGAACTTGCAGCTGCTGCACTTGTATTAGTAGCATTGGGAGGCTGCTCTGACGATGATTCAAGCATAATCAGAGATGTTGCGCTTACACTTGCACTGCTACTTGCCGTAAAAAAACCATCCGTTGCAGGTTGGCAGTGCACTAACACTACGGCCAGACCTTTAAGAGGCTAACAACATTAATTAATTATGTATAAGCAAGCTAAATACAACTGTACCACTAGCCCACTAGCGCACTGTGAAAGCACAAGGATCCCAATATTAGTTCTGATAGACTTACTGTATGTACAGGGCTACATGCAATTCAACATAGTGTGTATCATGGATTTTCGCAAGATCTGCATGAACATTCATAAGCTATCTTGCTTGGTGATCTTACTTTGTATGTGCAGTATTGCAGGACTGCAGGTGCAGCCGTGAAGGTGTCATCAGCAGCGGAGAGGGGTGCAACTGCGGAGGGATTCGATCGTGTTGGAGGGGCATAGCGGTCGGAGGCGGCAGAGAGGCGGCTTCAGAGGGGCGTAGAGGATAGAGGAGTCGGACGGCGGCTTCAGAGGACAGAGGCGTCGAACGGCGGCTTCAGAGGACGGCAGCATCCCACGGCGGCTTCAGAAGGAAGCGGCGTCCGACGGCGCCATGTCAAGTCTGGGCAGGCTGGCCGAAGATGCgagggcagcggcggtggcggcgtgctCGTCTGCTCGATTAGGGATAGGTTATTTTTTACCGGTGATTGGGGATTAGATTAGGGATTCTGCTTGCCTTGCTGCGGTGCCTGGTGTATTCTTATGCTGAAGTTGGGCCATTGGCCATTATTCTGCTATGTAACTCTGTAGGGTCTTATTATGTGTTGGGCTATAAAATAGACATTTGGTCGTATTAAAAGCGGAAAGTTCCATATTAACGGAAACGGAAAATTCCATTTCCGCACTTGTTTCGCCTGAAAACACTGTTTCGTTTTTGTTTTCGTTTCCACATAAAAAATTtcacttttgtttttgttttgcaaaaTTCCGTTTCCATTTTTCATTTTTCCTCTCCGTTTCCGTTTTTTTGCCGGAAAAGCGGAAAGTTTCCGTTCCATTT from Triticum aestivum cultivar Chinese Spring chromosome 3B, IWGSC CS RefSeq v2.1, whole genome shotgun sequence includes these protein-coding regions:
- the LOC123066570 gene encoding glucan endo-1,3-beta-glucosidase GII-like, coding for MARKDVASMFAVALFIGALAAVPTSVQSIGVCYGVIGNNLPSRSDVVQLYRSKGINGMRIYFADGQALSALRNSGIGLILDIGNDQLSNIAASTSNAASWVQNNVRPYYPAVNIKYIAAGNEVQGGDTQSIVPAMRNLYAALSAAGLGAIKVSTSIRFDAVANSFPPSAGVFAQSYMTDVARLLESTGAPLLANVYPYFAYRDNPRDISLNYATFQPGTSVRDQNNGLTYTSLFDAMVHAVYAALEKAGAPGVKVVISESGWPSAGGFAASADSSRTYNQGLINHVGGGTPKKREALETYIFAMFNENQKTGDPTERSFGLFNPDKSPAYNIQFK